Sequence from the Kineosporia corallincola genome:
CCTCGACGAGCCCACCACCGGGCTCGACCCGCGCAGTCGCAACCAGGTCTGGGAGATCGTCCGGGCCCTGGTCGGCGCGGGCACCACCATCCTGCTCACCACGCAGTACCTGGAAGAGGCCGACCAGCTGGCCGACCGGATCGCGGTGATCGACCACGGCCGGGTGATCGCCGAGGGCACCAGCGGCCAGCTCAAGGCGTCCGTGGGCTCCGGCGCGGTGAAGGTGCGGGTGGCCGATCCGGCCGACCGGCTCGAGGTGGCGCGGCTGCTGGCCGAGTCCCTGGGCACGGAGCCGGTGCTGGAGTCGGACCCGGCCTCGGTGTCGCTGCGGGTGTCCGACCCGACCGCGGTGGCCGGGGCACTGCACCGGGTGGGGGAGCGTGGCCTGGTGATCAGTGAGTTCGCGCTGGGGCAGCCGAGTCTCGACGAGGTGTTCCTGGCGCTGACCGGCCGTCCCGCCGACGAGGCGGAGCGCAAGCAGGAGGTGCCGGCATGAGCACGGTCGACGCGAAGATCCTGGCCGCCCTCGGCTCGGCCGAGAAGCCGCCGCCCGCGGGTGCGTTCAGCTCCTCGATCACCTTCGGCTGGCGGGCGCTGCTGAAGATCAAGCACGTGCCCGAGCAGCTCTTCGACGTGACCATGTTCCCGGTCATGTTCACGCTGATGTTCACCTACGTGTTCGGCGGCGCGGTGTCCGGCTCACCGACGGAGTACCTGCACTACGCCCTGCCCGGAATCCTGGTGCAGACCATCGTCTTCATCACCATGTACACCGCGATGACGATCAACAACGACATCGAGAAGGGGGTGTTCGACCGGATCCGCTCGCTCCCGGTCTGGCGCCCCTCGCTGCTCGTGGGCGCGCTGCTCGGCGACACCCTGCGCTACCTGATGGCCTCGGCGATCGTGCTGATCGTCGGCGTGCTGATCGGTTACCGGCCGCCGGGCGGCGTGATCGGCGTGGTCGCGGCGGTGGCTCTGCTGCTGGCCTTCTGCTTCGCGCTCAGCTGGCTGTGGCTGATCCTCGGGCTGTGGGTGCGCACTCCGCAGGCGGTGATGGGCATCTCGATGATGATCCTGTTCCCGCTCACCTTCGTCAGCTCGGTGTTCGCGCCGCCCGACACCATGCCCGGCTGGTTGCAGGCGTTCGTCGACGTCAATCCGGTCACGCTCCTGGTCGAGGCGGCGCGGGGGCTGATGAACGACACGCCCGACTCCGGCGACATCCTGTTCGTGCTCGTCGCGTCGGTCGCCCTGACCGGCGTGTTCTCACCGATCGCCCTGCGGATGTACAACCGCAAGGCCTGATCTCAGGGTTTGCCGGCCCGCCACTCGCGGTCCTGGTCCACGTAGGCGTTCAGCCAGGCGCCGGCCGGGTAGGCACCCACCACCACCCGGTCGGCCTGCCAGCCGCAGCCGACGGTGAGCACGCCCTGCTCGCTGATCTCGATGTTCTCGGCGTCGTTGTACACGTCCGAACTGGCGGTGGGGCCATGGCTGTCGTGCCGGGCCAGAATCACGGTGACTGACATGGAGTGATCGTAGGATTGCGCTGCGTGCAACCGCAGCGGGTGTTACCTGTTCGGAGCATCGGCACCGTCCGTGAGTTCCCCGGCCGTGGCGCGACACCTGTCACACACCCGGGCATGACAGACTTCCAGGCCATGAGCTCCCGCGTGGTCACCGCGTTCCGCGTCGTCGCCTTCGCCGAGGCGGTCAGCTGGCTCGGGCTGCTGATCGGCATGTACCTGAAGCGCGTCGCCGAGACGACCGAGGCCGGCGTACAGATCTTCGGGCCGATCCACGGCGCTGTCTTCGTCGCCTACGTCCTGCTCTCGGTGCTGACCGCCCGCGAACAGCGCTGGTCGGTGG
This genomic interval carries:
- a CDS encoding ABC transporter permease, which translates into the protein MSTVDAKILAALGSAEKPPPAGAFSSSITFGWRALLKIKHVPEQLFDVTMFPVMFTLMFTYVFGGAVSGSPTEYLHYALPGILVQTIVFITMYTAMTINNDIEKGVFDRIRSLPVWRPSLLVGALLGDTLRYLMASAIVLIVGVLIGYRPPGGVIGVVAAVALLLAFCFALSWLWLILGLWVRTPQAVMGISMMILFPLTFVSSVFAPPDTMPGWLQAFVDVNPVTLLVEAARGLMNDTPDSGDILFVLVASVALTGVFSPIALRMYNRKA
- a CDS encoding ATP-binding cassette domain-containing protein, with amino-acid sequence MTDLAIETAGLVKRFGQTMAVDGVDLRIPSGGVYGVLGPNGAGKTTTIRMLATLLDPDGGSATVLGHDVVREAARVRARVALTGQFASLDEDLTGQENLLLLCRLYGYSRPAARARAADLLAAFDLADAANKQVKAYSGGMRRRIDIAGSIVVRPDLMFLDEPTTGLDPRSRNQVWEIVRALVGAGTTILLTTQYLEEADQLADRIAVIDHGRVIAEGTSGQLKASVGSGAVKVRVADPADRLEVARLLAESLGTEPVLESDPASVSLRVSDPTAVAGALHRVGERGLVISEFALGQPSLDEVFLALTGRPADEAERKQEVPA
- a CDS encoding DUF3817 domain-containing protein; protein product: MTDFQAMSSRVVTAFRVVAFAEAVSWLGLLIGMYLKRVAETTEAGVQIFGPIHGAVFVAYVLLSVLTAREQRWSVGTLLLALVSSIPPFFTVVFEVWAKRSGRLDPRVETPVAA